The genome window AGCGCGCGGAACCATAACAAACATCATCGAAGCCATCACGAGAGCAAACATGATTTGCATCACGTATTGGATATAGGCCATCAGATCCCCAATCTGCATACCGCCGTTATCGATCCGGATCCCACCGAACCAAATGACGGCAACGACTGTCAAATTCATGACAAGCATCATGATCGGCATCATGAAAGCCATGATTTTATTTACTTTTATCGAAACATCCGTTAAATCTTCATTCGCTTTTTGGAGGCGCTTTTTTTCCTCTTCTTCCCGATTGAACGCACGGATGACGCGGACTCCTGTCAAATTTTCACGAAGGACGAGATTCAGCTTATCCAATCGTTTTTGCACCGTTTGAAAAAGTGGGATTCCCTTATAGAGAATCAATAGGATCGATCCGATCAATACAGGCATGGTGACCACAATGACCAGTGAGAGTTTGGCATCCTTCGATACGGCCATGATGATGCCGCCTATCAGCATAATAGGGGCGCTGACCACCATCCGCAGCAACATGATCACTACCTGCTGCACTTGGGTGATATCATTTGTGGTCCTTGTAATCAATGAAGCTGTCCCTACTTCATCAAATTCCTGCAGGGTGAATTTTTCTACGTGATAAAACACGTTGCGGCGGATATCACGGCCGAGTCCCATAGCTGATTTGGAAGAATAGTAGCTGGCAAAGATCGAAGCGACACCGCCCAATCCGGAAACAAGAAGCATCCAGCCGCCAATTTTCCATATGTAAGGCGTATCTCCCTTCACAACACCATTATCAATGATGTCGGACATCAGCGTCGGCAAATAAAGCGTCGCCATGGACTGAATAAAGATAAATAGCAAAACGGCCACGACACTCCATTTATATACGGATAAATTTTTTAATAGTTTAATCA of Falsibacillus pallidus contains these proteins:
- a CDS encoding ABC transporter ATP-binding protein, whose translation is MIKLLKNLSVYKWSVVAVLLFIFIQSMATLYLPTLMSDIIDNGVVKGDTPYIWKIGGWMLLVSGLGGVASIFASYYSSKSAMGLGRDIRRNVFYHVEKFTLQEFDEVGTASLITRTTNDITQVQQVVIMLLRMVVSAPIMLIGGIIMAVSKDAKLSLVIVVTMPVLIGSILLILYKGIPLFQTVQKRLDKLNLVLRENLTGVRVIRAFNREEEEKKRLQKANEDLTDVSIKVNKIMAFMMPIMMLVMNLTVVAVIWFGGIRIDNGGMQIGDLMAYIQYVMQIMFALVMASMMFVMVPRAAVSAKRINEVMDMNPSFFDEGTKEANQEKGTLEFDHVTFSYPGAEEPALTDISFSAKPGEVTAVIGGTGSGKSTLVNLIPRFYEISSGAIRVNGVDIREASQEDVRSKIGFVPQKALLFTGTIAENIRFGKENAEQWEIEHAARIAQAEEFIGRMKDGYESEIEQGGSNLSGGQKQRLSIARALVRKPDLYIFDDSFSALDYKTDAKLRAALKNETKEATVLIVAQRVSTVIDADRIIVLEKGEVAGIGTHKELLETNSVYREIVESQLSEEEIA